TTTTAGTTGACTGACTATATATTCATGTTAGTCTACTTCAGACATATAATATTTCTTTccacaatatatatattttttttgttttttttttgtttgtttgtttataacGCTTTTTTGGTCGCTGCTGTCAGTACTGCGGCTTCGTagccggtttgtttttgttttccccggccatgtgctcttgttttctgttctctcGTTTGCCCTTGTTTCTCCGCTTGTGGCTTGATTGCTCATCTGTTTCACCTGCCCGCTTGTTCACCTGTGTCTCGTTGGCTTGTTAGCTTGTGCATTTATAACCCGTCGGTTTCCTAGCTCATTGCTAGCTCGTCTCAGTTTATCTGTTTCGCAGCGAGCATTCTCTcggcctgcctgcctgcctgcctgcctgcctgcctgcctgccgatcttgcctgtttcccgaCTACGAGTTTTTGGATCCGATTCTGTACCGTCCGCTGCGCTTTCCTGGTTTTTTGacattgcctgtttttgaccctgTTTTCTGGATTCTCCCCGAGGACTGTATTAAATCGCTCGTGCATCCTTCACccctgtctgtgcctgagtccctgcctggGTCCTGACAGCTGCATAATTCcatattgtgttatttcatatttgtcatgtctttactattattctaaaatgtggaaaatagtaaaaataaagggaagtgtgtccaaacgtttgactggtgCTGCATATATATATCAGTATATATGAGTTCTAATGAAAGCAAAGTTCTTTAGTGCCCTCCTGTATATCTGTTACACGtgtatgttattgttattgttactttttttaataaaatagaTTTGATATGGTCTGACGTACTGCCAGAAAGAACTTTTTGCTTGATGACAAGGCTGAGGACATtaaagtgtgagtgtgatgtgtgTACCAACAATGCCTATGTATTAATTAGCAGTAATAATATAACAAACTCGCTAGATTAAGCATGTACAAAAATTTCACACATGGTATTCATAAGGTCTTTATGGATGAAAAAAGTGGGAGAGAATATTGTTATGTTAAAGGCGagccatttcaaaacactgagAGGGAAACGCTATTTCACATTGaggtaaaaatattttacagtagttgttttttccatattttttggTTGCAAGATGGGCAACCAGGTATCACAAAATGGTTTCCAAAACCTGTTGATTGGTGTCATGTGGTTCCCCCGGCAACTATGCAGCTGTTAATAACAACCCTGTTTCACTGATGTCTACATACAGCAGATGCTGTGATGTTTGCATAGTCTCTCAGTGTTCATCTTTCCTGGCGTGCAGGTCCCAgtgctcctcttcctgctgcttcctgtggcaatactctcacttcctgtgaaaAAGTACCAGCCAATGGATTGTGAGGATGTCTACTACAACGGCTCTACAGAGAGCAGGGTGTACACCATCTTCCCTGCTGGACAGCATTCTCCTGTCCAGGTCTTCTGTGAGATGGGCTGTGAGGAAGACAGTGATGGAGGAAGGTGGACAGTGAGTAACATCACCTGTGAGATAAATTCACCTGATTAAATGATCTCTCCACCACAGTTCccgtgaatgtgtgtgtaaaggagtgtgcccgagcggagatgtggtcaagactgaagaggggacaactgcagacaaaagtttccaatttgaaaactttttattttactttaggctACCAGCAGGGTTATAAGCATGCAGACACTAAAGACaaaccaacaaaacactttggcaaaaaaaaaaaggaaaagaacactgagacaatgcccatatactaactaggccctattacaaaggtcccatggcatgacctctcacttcagaggcatctcctcgtctgagctacacagcaacCATATAAAACCCTggtctcatccattgcacagacataaatcaattaactactacacacaatatttcattgttcTAAGCACCTAGGCAAAACACCTTCCTTACAGacaatcaggtgtttattttatcaatgcccttagacacttctttaacgattaaaataaatttgcacggagcacccctgcaccaatgagcgcttccttatcggagcgcgaaaagagcgcagaaaaagcttccccgtcctgctcgctcacacccagaagacaacaggagtacatGAACCACCAGTCAGTAGGtacatacatttagaaacagcataaataacagccaactagcaagtgttctgatgttaaatgtgcgcactaaaagaactcttacatagccgctttaaataaattgcGATTCTAAATTACAATGTACCGTGTTTTGCGTCTTTCCTTGATTCTGTTACTTACATTACAACTTTTAATTGTTATCACAGACTCTAGCTAAACCCCAGACCTACcagcaaacacattaacatcataCAAACCGACAgtaaagcattatttgcggtTTCATCTTGTCATTGTTCATGCGGAGGCGGAAAAGCCGCAgatcccagtgacggacgcgctgcgctccgtcacaGTGTGGAAGCTCCTTTATCTCAGTTATGAGAAAACTAATGGAAATTATGGTGATTGATTATTTTTATGATCACAGCAGTGACAATATCAATGAGGCTCACTGGTTGATATtcctgtgtctctcaggtgaTTCAGAGGAGGATGGATGGCTCTGTGAACTTCTACAAGCCCTGGGAGCAGTACAAGAACGGCTTTGGGAATGTATCTGGAGAGTACTGGCTGGGTAAGGCTTTTtcactcccacaatgcactgggtaAAGTGTTGCTCGGGTAAGACCCATTTATCCCATATGTCTGAAGGTAATGAATACCTTCATATTTAAAGTGACTCTACACTTCTCCTGTACTAGAACTCTTTCGCTCAGTAATGACCCTGATGCCAGTACTGTCTCACTTCAGGACTGGAGAACATCTTCCTTCTCACCTGGGCAAAGAAGTATGAGCTGAAGGTGGACATGGAGGACTTTGAGGGGGGGAAGGTCCACGCCACGTACGCCACCTTTGCTATCGACTCTGAGGCAGATGGGTACAGGCTGCAGCTTGGAAAGTACATagatggaggagcaggtgagTGGCACAGCAGCTAAGCTGGTATGATtgttcctggaaaaaaaaaaaaacttggatcTGCAACTGTTTTAGGGTAATAAATGAATTGTGACTATGTCTGCTGATGACTGAActctcctcttttctgtctgtcaggagATGCTCTGAGCTATCACAATCAGCAAAAGTTTTCCACCTTCGACAAGGACCAGgataactactactactattattactactCTTATTATAACTGTGCTGAAAGACATCAGGGAGGATTTTGGTTTAACTCCTGCATGAATGCAAACCCCAACGGCTTGTACGTGTGGGGGCAGACCAGCAACTATGACATCGGTGTCAAGTGGCAGACCTGGAAGAGCTACTACTCCCTGAAGTCCATCACCATGAAGATCAGACCCTTGTCTCTGGATGATGTGGAGGATAACAAGGGGCCTGTCTCTGCTATCCCATAGGAGTAGGAGGAGCTTCCATGCCCCCACTCCTCCCTGATTCTGCCACGCCCACTCACTATATCTGAGCcacacacttcctgtcacaAGCCATGGTGTAGGTCAATGTGTGGCTCTGCGTGTGTAGGTCAATGGTGTAGGTCAATGTGTAGCTCTAGGTGTGATATTAGTTGCTCCTATGTTACACCACAGTTGCTCTTATAGTTATTTGTACTTTCGGATCCGGAAAGGTCTTCAATGGGTTATGATTGTTTGTATGATTCTATCACCACTGCTATGTTTAATCACTGGTATGTTAGTACACATGGGCTTCTTTTTGTAGGCTGTGGTGATTTATAACTGTATGTATCTAGTAATAACATCTTTGCtggctctggataacagtgttagaaacatgaataaaaaattataGTGATGCATGcactcccccgccccctcttgTCAAGCCCACTTCCTGAGTTTGACCTGCCAACTTCCTGGAATCTTAGTGAATCTAGAATCAATATGTACACTGCTGACCTCCAGAGCACCCATTGGGTTTTgaagtatgcatgtgtgtgtgtatgtgtgtgtgtttgggtgcgTATATATCAGGCAAATATtcacatgtgtgtatgaataGCTTCTTCCCATTTGCTGAGGTCCATTTGGTTGGCATGAACTTGACAAATTGTTGCTATTGGTCAATTTGTTCCTATTGGTCAATTTGTATGCCGGCCATGACAGAATTCTCTGATGTAAATGTCGGTAGATATGAATGGTAAATAGAATTTTCgtacatcattttaatatcattgcaaAGTTGAGTGCCTGTCGCTTTTATGAAATGGAATCATTGTTGGCTGAATTTAGGGCTAACATTGGCTAGCTACATAAAGACAAGCGACCGTATTTAACAAGTTTTACTGAGTGCATAAAATATAACTCACATAGTGCCTAAAAACACCTATAACTGGGCCAATATTCATTGACTTACCCGCTAGCAAATCCAGCCTAAGTTGGTAGGACAATGGAAATTAAGCAAActagcaataaaacaaatgtcactAGTCTGATTAAAGAACTaagaacataaaataaagagcaaagaaTAAAGTAGTAAGAACAGTCACTACTAAGGACAAAATCTTCACTAGTGACAACTGTACTGCCATTAACGAGATGGCAGAGATAGTGTCCCTAGTTAATCAGTGACATCTGATTAAGTGTTAAAATAGTGGAACTGAGTTATTCCTGCACTGTAATTCCTATTGCAGGACTGACTGTGGTGTTTGTGGGCATAAATGATGCACTCATGAACTAATCCTCATTAGCAGAATGAATTTGATGTTAATGATGTACAATTCAGTATTGCACCTTGAGTCACACTCACCTAGATTagcagagtgagtgtgagtttaGATAGAGGTAAGAGAACACTCTTTGACCTGCTGACCCTATCATCAACCCCAGCCCGCACCGCTGTGTTCGAAGTACAGGGAAGTAAGAGGCAGTTCCCATCACTGACACAGATCCACGCACTTCTACGGGTTATGGCCTCATCTTCTATGCTCTAATAACAGCCCAGAATGTTTACATGTATTATGTGCTTTTGAGAAACGCACCTCTGTTCTTGGAAAGTATTTTTGGTTCCCTAGTTACATGCTGATAAACATACAATGgttctgtctcacacacacaaacacacatgcatcacacacacacacacacacacacacacacacacacacacacacgcatcacacacagacacacacacactcacagacacacacacacacacacacacactcacacacacacacacgcatcacacacacacacacacacacacacacttacttaacccacaattacctcagtaaatatccagctgtataaatggataacagcaaaaattgtaacccatgtaagttgccctggttaggagtgtctgctaaatgccagtaatataatgtaacccTTCACATTGTGCTGTTGCATTTCATTGCGATTGTCACAATAGCCGCGCACACCCAGCACACACC
This genomic stretch from Megalops cyprinoides isolate fMegCyp1 chromosome 1, fMegCyp1.pri, whole genome shotgun sequence harbors:
- the LOC118783588 gene encoding microfibril-associated glycoprotein 4-like yields the protein MTVPVLLFLLLPVAILSLPVKKYQPMDCEDVYYNGSTESRVYTIFPAGQHSPVQVFCEMGCEEDSDGGRWTVIQRRMDGSVNFYKPWEQYKNGFGNVSGEYWLGLENIFLLTWAKKYELKVDMEDFEGGKVHATYATFAIDSEADGYRLQLGKYIDGGAGDALSYHNQQKFSTFDKDQDNYYYYYYYSYYNCAERHQGGFWFNSCMNANPNGLYVWGQTSNYDIGVKWQTWKSYYSLKSITMKIRPLSLDDVEDNKGPVSAIP